The region AAAGAAAGAACGTGATTCGCAGATCAAAGACGTCTTTACTGGAGCTTCTGATAAGTTCCTTGTCATTATTGGACCATGTTCCGCTGACAATGAGGATTCGGTACTAGACTATCTTTATCGTCTAACTAAATTAGCAGATAAAGTATCCGATAAACTTATCATCATACCAAGAATTTATACAAATAAACCACGTACCACAGGTGAAGGTTATAAGGGTATCAGCCATCAGCCAAATCCTGAGGAAGAACCAAACCTTCAAGAAGGATTGATTGCAATGCGTAAGATGCATCTTCGTGCTATTAATGAAACAGGATTAACTGCAGCCGATGAGATGTTATATTCTGAAAACTGGCCATATGTGGATGATATGTTATCCTATGTTGCTGTTGGTGCACGTTCTGTTGAGGATCAACAACATCGTTTAGCAATCAGTGGTATGGATGTCCCTGCTGGTATGAAAAACCCAACCTCAGGCGATTTGTCTGTTATGCTAAATTCCTGTATTGCAGCACAGGCATCCCACACTTTCCTCTATCGTACTTGGGAAGTTCAGACAGACGGTAATCCATTAGCACACACAATCCTTCGTGGTGCTGTGAACAAACATGGTCAATGTATTCCGAATTACCATTATGAAGACCTCAATCGTTTGCTCATGATGTATCAGGAATTACCAAATCTCTTAAATCAAGCTACTATCGTTGATGCGAACCATGCAAATTCAAGTAAGCAGTATTACGAACAGCCTAGAATTGTTAAAGAGGTACTTCATTCCCGTAAGGTAAATGATCAAATTGCTAAGTTAGTAAAGGGCGTTATGGTGGAAAGCTACATAGAAGAAGGTAACCAAAAAGTTGGTGAACATGTCTATGGCAAATCCATTACCGATGCTTGCATTGGCTGGGATACTACTGAAAAATTAATCTATACGATAGCAGATAACATATAAGAATAACTATATTATGTTAAATATTAAGAATTATCACTATAAATAATAGCTCTTATTCTGTTTTAATAATGGCACTTATCCTGTTTTAATAATGGCTCTAATACTTTATCTGGAACATTATTAAGTAGGTTATTTCAACAATGTAAAGAATTTATAAGGGAACAACTAAGATTTTCATCCTTAAGTGTAATCACCTCACTATAGGATGTCTTAGTTGTTCCTTTTTAGCTTAATTACGCACGTGGATGAGTTTTATGATATGTTCCAAAGGTTTCACCAATTCGTTGTTTCGTGTAGTGTTGTGTGGCAGTAATATTGGCATGACCCATTAATTCCTTCATACTATTTAAATCCGCGCCATTTTCTATCATATGAATTGCAAAAGAATTTCGTATGGCCTGTGGTGTCAAATCCTCTTCTAACCCTATCTGTTTACCGTAATATTTCATGATTTTCCAGACGCCCTGCCTTGTCATAGGCTCCCCTTGTCTGCCTAGGAACAGATACGGACTTTCTTTTCTTACATCGTCTTCTGAAGCTAAATATGCTTCTAAGGAAGCTCTTGCAGCTTGTCCAAATGGTACAACACGATTCTTCTTTAATTCTCGAACCGTAACGCATCCAAATTTTAAATTGATATCCTCTTTTTTTAACCCACCGATTTCTGATACCTTCATCCCTGTCGCATACATTAATTCAAGCATAGCTTTATCTCGAAGTCCACGTTTGGTATTAGAGTCAGGTGCGGATAACAAGGATAGTACTTGTTCTTTTGT is a window of Lachnoclostridium phytofermentans ISDg DNA encoding:
- a CDS encoding tyrosine-type recombinase/integrase, encoding MEKEIEDFLIYQKNIKNATDNTLSAYRIDLKRWYLFLQENSVSESKKITETMINSFLLQQEKEGKSKATVNRNLVSIRSFLFYLMKHGKLIGDPTERIKPPKVEIAPPRYLTKEQVLSLLSAPDSNTKRGLRDKAMLELMYATGMKVSEIGGLKKEDINLKFGCVTVRELKKNRVVPFGQAARASLEAYLASEDDVRKESPYLFLGRQGEPMTRQGVWKIMKYYGKQIGLEEDLTPQAIRNSFAIHMIENGADLNSMKELMGHANITATQHYTKQRIGETFGTYHKTHPRA